In Silene latifolia isolate original U9 population chromosome 3, ASM4854445v1, whole genome shotgun sequence, a single window of DNA contains:
- the LOC141648453 gene encoding auxin-responsive protein SAUR20-like has protein sequence MAGTRLNSIITNAKQLLKSPSRNTNNQQGVPKGHFTVYVGDCEKKRYVVPLSYLNQPAFQELLKRAEEEFGFNHPMGGLTIPCKEEAFMDITCQFS, from the coding sequence ATGGCGGGAACAAGGTTAAATTCCATAATTACTAACGCAAAGCAACTCCTTAAGTCACCATCACGTAATACCAATAACCAGCAAGGAGTGCCGAAAGGGCATTTCACAGTTTACGTTGGAGATTGTGAGAAAAAGAGATATGTTGTGCCACTTTCTTACCTGAACCAACCTGCATTCCAGGAGCTGCTTAAACGCGCTGAAGAAGAGTTCGGATTCAATCATCCCATGGGTGGTCTAACAATTCCTTGCAAAGAAGAAGCATTCATGGATATAACCTGTCAGTTCAGTTAA